The DNA sequence CACCCTCCACCACAGCCAAACGGCCGTTTACAGAAATCTGCGCACCCATACGCTTGAGTTCCTCAACATAACGGAAGCGGTTGTCCCACACGCTTTCGTTGACAATGCTGGTGCCGTTGGCGATAGACAACAGTGCCGTAATCTGCGGCTGCATATCCGTTGGGAATCCGGGATGCGGCATGGTCTTGATGTTGCATTTTTCCAGTTTCCCGGTATACCGTACCCGTACGGCCTCATCATATTCGGTAATCTCTAAGCCCATTTCCTCAAGCTTCGCCATAATAGATTCCAAATGTTTGGGGATGACACTGGTGACCGTCACATCACCGTGCGTTGCTGCCCCCGCGACCATGTATGTGCCCGCCTCAATCTGGTCTGGAATAATGGGATAAGTGACACCATGCATGTGTTTAACGCCGTATACCTTAATGACGTCCGTACCGGCGCCGCGGATATCCGCACCCATGGAATTCAGGAAATTGGCAAGATCGACAATATGCGGCTCTTTTGCCGCATTTTCAATCACTGTCATGCCGTCTGCCTTCACAGCAGCCAGCATAATATTGATGGTTGCGCCGACGGAAACAACATCCAAATAAATGCTGCTGCCAACTAGCTTCGCCGCGGAAACATTGACCATGCCGCCCTCAACTGTATGGCTTGCCCCCAAAGCAGCAAAACCCTTTAAATGCAGGTCAATAGGGCGCACACCAAAGTTGCAGCCGCCCGGCATGGAAACAACCGCATGGTGGCAGCGGCCCAAAAGTGCCCCCAAAAGGTAATAAGAACCGCGCATCTGCCGTGCCAGTTCATCCGGTGCCACATAAGTGGACAACGACCGCGGGTCAATAATTAGCGTAGAGCGATTAATCCAGTGAATATTGACACCCATATCGTGTAAAATGTGAATCATTGCGTTCACATCTGTAATATTGGGAACATTTTCAATTCTGCAAACATCGTCACATAAAAGAACGGCAGGAATAATCGCAAGTGCAGCATTTTTTGCACCACTAATTCGCACTTTGCCTTCCAGCCGTTTTCCACCATTAATTAAGAGCTTATCCAAGTTCCGCCACTCCATTCCATGATAATCTTTCTGCAATCACGCCCGCATGGCTTCCGTTCATAGTATGACGCAAACCTACAATAACTTGAATAAAAAGCTGTGCCATTTTTCACCACTCTGGGCTTTATCTATGGTATGGCTACCGATGCACAGGGCATTTTTTCGAAAGAGCTGCCAAATTCTGTGCCGTATCCATTATATTCATTCTCAATTTAGAATTATGTAAATATACCTTTATGATAATAACGCAAGGAATGGCGCTTGTCAACAGAAAACAGCATGGAGGAACAGACGAAAAAACAGCGCTCCGCCTGCAAAAAACAGACAGAGTGCCGTTTCTTTTTCATGGGAAACAGGTTTTGTGAAAAAAGTCGTTATTTTTACTGATTTGCGGCGGTGGCTGCAGCTGTGCTGATACTTTTTTGATAAGTTTCCAGTGTCAGTTTGGCGGTTT is a window from the Caproicibacterium lactatifermentans genome containing:
- a CDS encoding UDP-N-acetylglucosamine 1-carboxyvinyltransferase, whose product is MDKLLINGGKRLEGKVRISGAKNAALAIIPAVLLCDDVCRIENVPNITDVNAMIHILHDMGVNIHWINRSTLIIDPRSLSTYVAPDELARQMRGSYYLLGALLGRCHHAVVSMPGGCNFGVRPIDLHLKGFAALGASHTVEGGMVNVSAAKLVGSSIYLDVVSVGATINIMLAAVKADGMTVIENAAKEPHIVDLANFLNSMGADIRGAGTDVIKVYGVKHMHGVTYPIIPDQIEAGTYMVAGAATHGDVTVTSVIPKHLESIMAKLEEMGLEITEYDEAVRVRYTGKLEKCNIKTMPHPGFPTDMQPQITALLSIANGTSIVNESVWDNRFRYVEELKRMGAQISVNGRLAVVEGVDHLTAAPVKATDLRAGAAMIIAALSAEGTTEIEQIRNIERGYENIVEKLQELGADIRRVTVKDGAAEQEAV